In one Arenibacter antarcticus genomic region, the following are encoded:
- a CDS encoding mechanosensitive ion channel family protein, with protein MTDFFELYRPHLIFGLLIIITVLVLRGLTNLLYHWLLKKGDQKFPGERPKAIHLVKRILNSLWILLGLIALGFIFVGENRYGILKHNFLLLLYLGSVAVITIALTAFANLWFKREIQRKAVTNADATSIKFLGYVVVFAIYTVGLLFGLLAFPAFRGVTQTALGGAGVLALIAGVASQEALANLVGGIFIISFKPFKIGDIIKITDSMVGTVQDITLRHTVIRNFENKMIVIPNAIINKEKLINYNLGDLKCCEHIEIGISYDSDIALAKKIMQEECEKHPLIHDNRSKLDIIDDKPMVRTALTTLNDSSVTLRAWAWTKNYGDSFNLKCDVLESVKTRFDNEGIEIPFPYRTVVIKENTKKEDQ; from the coding sequence ATGACTGATTTTTTTGAACTTTACAGACCACACTTAATTTTTGGTCTATTAATTATTATCACGGTTTTGGTACTGCGGGGGTTAACTAACCTGCTTTACCACTGGCTACTAAAAAAGGGAGATCAAAAATTTCCTGGAGAAAGGCCTAAGGCAATTCATTTGGTAAAGCGTATCCTTAATTCGTTATGGATTCTACTTGGCCTAATTGCCTTAGGCTTTATTTTTGTAGGGGAGAATAGGTACGGGATACTTAAACACAATTTTCTCCTACTATTATATTTGGGCTCGGTGGCGGTGATTACTATAGCACTGACAGCCTTTGCCAATTTATGGTTTAAGCGTGAAATTCAACGGAAGGCCGTCACAAATGCCGATGCGACAAGCATCAAGTTTTTGGGCTATGTGGTAGTTTTTGCTATATATACGGTAGGATTGCTGTTTGGACTCCTTGCTTTCCCAGCTTTCCGGGGAGTTACACAGACCGCTTTGGGCGGGGCTGGGGTACTGGCCTTAATAGCAGGGGTGGCTTCCCAAGAAGCTCTCGCTAACCTAGTGGGAGGTATTTTCATCATCAGTTTTAAACCCTTTAAAATAGGAGATATTATTAAGATAACGGATAGTATGGTTGGGACTGTTCAGGATATTACCCTACGGCATACGGTAATCCGTAATTTTGAGAACAAAATGATTGTAATCCCCAATGCTATAATCAATAAGGAAAAATTGATCAATTACAACTTAGGGGATCTCAAATGTTGCGAGCATATAGAGATCGGTATCTCTTATGATAGTGATATTGCCCTCGCCAAAAAGATTATGCAGGAAGAATGCGAGAAACATCCCTTAATTCACGATAACCGCTCCAAGCTAGACATAATAGATGATAAACCTATGGTAAGGACAGCGCTCACAACATTAAACGACTCATCCGTTACGCTAAGAGCTTGGGCATGGACCAAGAATTATGGCGACTCCTTTAACTTGAAATGTGATGTCTTGGAAAGTGTAAAAACGCGTTTTGACAACGAGGGAATTGAAATCCCCTTTCCTTACAGGACTGTGGTTATAAAAGAAAACACGAAGAAAGAAGACCAATAG
- a CDS encoding efflux transporter outer membrane subunit, translating to MKSARLKKYIIIASMPVLLVSCFSAKDYVQSDQVQIEEGTFRTDQLSQDSLSVAEVSWRALFTDPVLTQYIEQGLANNIDIRVALQQIVAAEAYLKQGKAGYLPTLSANATYTHQELSKNSSLGALSNSQDLYGLSGNLAWEIDIWGKIRSNKRAFQASYLQTVAAHHAVKTRLIANIASVYYQLLTVDEQIEVTKETIVTRKQSLETTKALKEAGNVTQVGVKQTEAQLYTAEAILVDLNNQAYLLENTLSVLLGEAPTAKERTLLEDQNISTELVIGVPAQLLHNRPDVMVAELELRKAFELSNVARSSFYPSLTLSATGGFQSLDLDQLFNANSLFANLVGGLAQPVLNGRKIRTQYEVSKAQQEMASLNFKQSILIASREVSDAMYSFGTATEKIAIKQKEYDAYALATEYSQELLNNGLANYLEVLRAQENTLNSSLDLVNTRNRQLQSVVDLYEALGGGWK from the coding sequence ATGAAATCAGCACGATTAAAGAAATATATAATTATTGCCAGTATGCCAGTACTATTGGTATCCTGTTTTTCAGCAAAGGACTATGTACAGTCAGATCAGGTTCAGATTGAAGAAGGTACCTTTAGAACGGACCAACTTTCTCAGGACAGTCTTTCTGTTGCAGAAGTCTCATGGAGAGCACTTTTTACTGACCCGGTACTTACCCAGTATATAGAGCAGGGACTTGCCAATAATATAGATATACGGGTGGCCTTGCAGCAAATAGTTGCTGCAGAGGCTTACCTAAAGCAAGGAAAAGCTGGGTATCTCCCAACTCTTTCTGCCAATGCGACGTATACCCATCAGGAACTGTCTAAGAATAGCAGTTTAGGTGCTTTAAGCAATTCTCAAGATCTGTACGGGCTTAGCGGAAATCTTGCTTGGGAAATAGATATATGGGGGAAGATCCGCAGTAATAAAAGAGCTTTTCAAGCTTCATATTTACAAACAGTTGCTGCCCACCATGCTGTGAAGACAAGGCTAATAGCCAATATTGCATCGGTCTATTACCAGTTGCTCACCGTGGACGAGCAAATTGAGGTTACCAAAGAGACTATAGTTACACGTAAACAAAGTCTGGAAACTACTAAAGCATTGAAGGAGGCCGGGAATGTTACCCAGGTTGGTGTAAAACAGACTGAGGCACAACTCTATACTGCAGAGGCCATATTGGTAGACCTGAATAATCAGGCATACCTATTGGAAAACACCTTATCCGTGCTACTTGGTGAGGCACCAACGGCTAAGGAAAGGACCCTTTTAGAAGACCAGAACATTTCCACAGAACTAGTTATTGGGGTGCCAGCACAGCTTTTGCACAATCGCCCAGATGTTATGGTTGCGGAATTGGAATTGAGAAAGGCGTTTGAACTTTCTAATGTAGCAAGGAGCAGTTTTTATCCCTCCCTAACTCTTTCGGCCACAGGAGGCTTTCAGAGTCTGGATTTAGACCAATTGTTCAATGCCAATTCCCTTTTTGCCAATCTAGTAGGAGGCTTAGCACAGCCTGTATTAAATGGACGAAAGATTCGCACTCAATATGAGGTTTCCAAGGCACAGCAAGAAATGGCCAGTTTAAATTTTAAACAGTCAATTCTAATTGCAAGCAGGGAAGTATCGGATGCTATGTATTCCTTTGGTACGGCAACCGAAAAAATAGCCATAAAACAAAAGGAATATGACGCTTATGCCTTGGCTACGGAGTATTCTCAAGAATTATTGAATAATGGTCTAGCAAATTATTTAGAGGTCTTGCGGGCACAGGAAAACACCTTAAATTCTAGCTTGGATCTAGTAAATACAAGAAATAGACAATTACAATCCGTTGTAGATTTATATGAAGCATTAGGGGGCGGATGGAAATAA
- a CDS encoding MFS transporter produces the protein MEKQKLGFWQIWNMSFGFLGIQFGFALQGGFMSRIFQTLGAEKDAIPLLWIAAPLTGLIVQPIIGYISDKTWSARWGRRRPFFLIGAILSSIALFFVPYSPTLWMAAGFLWILDASINISMEPFRALVADKLPDSQRSYGFVIQTLIIGIGTWIASNLPWMISQLGVSDSAPSGVVPMSVKIAFAIGAFVFLLSILYTIFTTSEYPPEDMEAFKIEKTKKNNFVTDIVDNIGNMPSTMKKLGVIQFFSWFAFFTMWSLANPALTEHVFNNPAPIEASFNFKDPIQLADFQVQNTAFQKSSNLVGAYMGVYGLSSMAFALILVLYTAIRNVNRKWVHMFSLFLGGIGFILMYYIPSPAYLSGCFILIGFAWGSILSMPYAMLSSAVDPNRMGVFMGIFNMFIVLPQIIAALGGINLVSNLLGKETINAMIIAGISLLIAGLCNLLITDKHAISYQIKEGN, from the coding sequence ATGGAAAAACAGAAACTTGGTTTCTGGCAAATCTGGAATATGAGTTTCGGATTTCTAGGAATTCAATTTGGATTTGCCCTTCAAGGGGGTTTTATGTCCAGAATTTTTCAAACATTAGGTGCAGAAAAAGATGCGATTCCGCTATTATGGATCGCAGCTCCCTTAACTGGTTTAATTGTTCAGCCAATCATTGGGTATATAAGTGATAAAACGTGGAGCGCCCGTTGGGGGCGGAGAAGGCCCTTCTTTTTAATAGGTGCCATTTTAAGTTCAATAGCTTTATTTTTTGTACCCTATTCCCCTACCTTATGGATGGCAGCAGGTTTTTTATGGATCTTGGATGCATCCATAAATATTTCCATGGAACCGTTTAGGGCATTGGTAGCTGATAAACTGCCAGATTCTCAACGGTCTTACGGTTTTGTAATACAGACATTAATAATAGGGATAGGTACTTGGATCGCCAGTAATTTACCATGGATGATTTCCCAATTGGGTGTTAGCGATTCTGCACCTTCAGGAGTGGTCCCTATGTCGGTGAAAATAGCATTTGCTATTGGGGCCTTCGTGTTTTTATTGAGTATTCTTTACACCATATTCACTACTTCGGAATATCCTCCAGAAGATATGGAAGCCTTTAAAATAGAAAAGACAAAAAAGAATAATTTCGTCACGGATATTGTCGATAATATTGGTAATATGCCCTCAACCATGAAGAAATTGGGCGTCATACAGTTTTTTAGCTGGTTTGCCTTCTTTACTATGTGGAGTTTGGCAAATCCCGCCTTAACCGAACATGTCTTCAACAACCCAGCACCAATAGAAGCGTCGTTTAATTTTAAGGACCCCATTCAACTGGCAGATTTTCAAGTACAAAACACCGCTTTTCAAAAATCTTCCAATCTAGTGGGCGCCTATATGGGTGTTTACGGCTTGTCCTCAATGGCATTTGCCCTAATCCTGGTTTTGTATACCGCCATAAGAAATGTCAACAGAAAATGGGTACATATGTTTTCTCTTTTCCTTGGGGGAATAGGATTTATTTTAATGTACTATATCCCTTCCCCAGCGTACCTTTCCGGATGTTTTATTTTAATAGGGTTTGCCTGGGGCAGCATTTTATCTATGCCCTACGCCATGTTGTCTAGCGCTGTAGACCCGAATAGAATGGGTGTTTTTATGGGTATCTTTAATATGTTTATCGTTCTGCCACAAATTATAGCCGCCCTGGGAGGGATAAATTTAGTATCCAATCTTTTGGGGAAGGAAACCATAAACGCCATGATTATTGCCGGAATAAGCCTACTTATAGCAGGTCTCTGTAATCTATTAATTACCGATAAACATGCCATTTCTTACCAAATTAAGGAGGGAAATTGA
- a CDS encoding chloride channel protein encodes MKLKRRRKLVTYLNILDQPIRFNPFVFSRTFLLWALLGLIGGVIAGLYWIVLQFLTHKIAYFEGWVVIPVMAICGLLAGLIIHFIGDPGEIHLIVNNIRFNKGKLDPKNNPSMILSSLLCVASGGSLGPEAPLVQVTGSTGTWLGKIFRLKGEELRSLSIAGMASGFTALFGAPLGGSLFSLEILHHKHAVEYYKAIIPALVASSFSYVIFALIIQLGLGATWNLKTYEYSGLFDFGLAVLFAMIATFVGWGFIYCVKFFKALFQKKPLPIYIKTLIGGILLGTIAYYFPLTRYFGHHEINELLDSQASLTLLLGLLIFKILAISITVTSGWRGGFIIPLFFVGTTLGLIIHHIFPATNPTLAIISCMAAINACVTRTPMSTTILLATLTGFTYFIPILFASLTGYFLAPRIPFIGSQGEAEKA; translated from the coding sequence TTGAAGCTTAAACGCAGAAGAAAACTTGTAACCTACCTAAATATTCTAGATCAGCCTATTCGATTTAATCCCTTTGTTTTTAGTCGTACTTTCCTCTTATGGGCATTGTTAGGGTTAATTGGTGGTGTTATTGCTGGTCTCTATTGGATTGTGTTGCAGTTTTTAACACATAAAATCGCTTATTTTGAAGGTTGGGTAGTGATTCCAGTTATGGCGATATGCGGTCTCTTGGCAGGATTAATCATTCATTTTATTGGAGATCCAGGCGAAATCCATTTAATTGTAAATAACATCCGCTTCAATAAGGGAAAACTAGACCCCAAGAACAATCCATCCATGATCCTATCCTCCCTGCTGTGTGTGGCATCTGGAGGAAGTTTGGGTCCGGAGGCACCTTTAGTACAAGTAACGGGTTCTACAGGCACTTGGTTGGGGAAGATATTTAGATTAAAAGGGGAAGAATTGCGCTCTTTAAGCATTGCTGGGATGGCTTCCGGATTTACGGCCTTGTTTGGGGCACCTTTGGGGGGAAGTTTGTTTTCCTTAGAAATATTACACCACAAACATGCCGTGGAATACTACAAGGCTATTATCCCAGCCTTGGTGGCCAGTAGTTTCAGCTATGTTATTTTCGCTTTGATCATTCAATTGGGGCTTGGAGCTACTTGGAACTTAAAAACGTATGAGTATTCTGGTCTGTTCGATTTTGGACTGGCAGTGCTATTTGCTATGATCGCCACCTTTGTGGGTTGGGGATTTATTTACTGTGTGAAATTTTTTAAAGCCTTATTTCAAAAAAAACCACTTCCCATTTACATAAAGACTTTGATCGGAGGGATCTTGTTGGGGACTATAGCTTATTATTTTCCATTGACCAGGTATTTTGGGCATCATGAAATAAATGAACTGTTGGATTCCCAAGCCTCACTTACCTTATTGTTGGGGCTATTGATTTTTAAAATACTGGCGATTTCCATTACGGTAACTTCCGGTTGGCGCGGGGGATTTATCATTCCTCTATTCTTTGTGGGGACTACCCTTGGGTTGATTATTCATCATATTTTTCCGGCTACCAATCCTACTTTGGCCATTATTAGCTGTATGGCCGCAATTAATGCCTGTGTCACCCGGACTCCTATGAGTACTACTATCCTACTTGCTACATTAACTGGGTTCACTTATTTTATCCCCATTCTGTTCGCTAGCTTAACAGGGTATTTTTTAGCTCCTAGGATTCCTTTTATCGGGTCACAAGGGGAAGCTGAGAAAGCTTAA
- a CDS encoding glycoside hydrolase family 65 protein — MNQDYIIPNEWSIIEEGFNPDMVKSSESLFSLGNGAMGQRANFEEYYSGPTFQGSYIAGVYYPDKTKVGWWKKGYPEYFAKVLNAPNWIGINIAVNGEILDLFNCSSVSNFKRELNMQEGWLSRSLTATLKNDTTIKIETKRFLSLSLDEVGAISYSITPISGDAKITYTPYLDAGITNEDSNWDDKFWEITNIAYENNMAFIEAHTLKTNFNTCTFMQSQCFVNGTTATLSPTVEKLDKKIYFHYSSEIEQHQVFTIHKYAGYTVDRNHDKDQLIPAAKKALSKAIKLGFYKLLEAQKIAWSKIWDTSDIMITGDIKAQQGIRFNIFQLNQTYLGTDARLNIGPKGFTGEKYGGSTYWDTEAYCLPFYMATKEQKVGRKLLEYRYNHLEKAIENGEKLGFTEGAALYPMVTMNGEECHNEWEITFEEIHRNGAIAFAIFNYYRYTGDYSYIPEKGLEVLIAIARFWKQRATFSTDKNKYVILGVTGPNEYENNINNNWYTNYIAQWCLNFTMETLEKVATDYNNDYHRIITKVALDSKEIETWKTVADNLYFPYSEEHQVYLQQDGFLDKELTTVAGLDKSQRPINQKWSWDRILRSPYIKQADTLQGFYLFENQFSREEIERHFNFYEPFTVHESSLSPCVHSIIAAKLDRMDQAYSFYLRTSRLDLDDYNKEVEEGLHITSMAGTWMSIVEGFGGMRVVNDTLSFQPKIPKQWDAYTFKVNFRNHTIQVTISQNESNFTLTKGEQLQIMVNGKSITISQNTIITA, encoded by the coding sequence ATGAATCAAGATTATATTATTCCAAACGAGTGGTCCATTATAGAAGAGGGATTTAATCCGGACATGGTCAAATCTTCGGAAAGCTTATTTAGTTTGGGAAATGGTGCCATGGGACAAAGGGCTAATTTTGAGGAATATTATTCAGGACCAACTTTCCAAGGGAGCTACATCGCGGGAGTTTATTACCCCGATAAAACAAAGGTAGGTTGGTGGAAAAAAGGGTATCCGGAGTATTTTGCAAAGGTTCTGAATGCCCCTAATTGGATCGGTATTAATATTGCTGTCAATGGAGAAATCTTGGATTTATTCAATTGCAGTTCGGTATCTAATTTTAAACGAGAGCTAAACATGCAAGAAGGTTGGTTGTCTAGAAGTCTCACAGCCACCTTAAAAAATGATACGACAATAAAGATAGAAACCAAACGATTCTTAAGTCTGTCTTTAGATGAAGTTGGCGCCATATCCTATTCCATTACCCCTATTTCTGGGGACGCTAAAATCACCTATACCCCCTATCTTGATGCTGGTATTACTAACGAAGATAGTAATTGGGACGACAAGTTTTGGGAAATCACCAATATAGCCTATGAAAACAATATGGCCTTTATTGAGGCACATACCCTAAAGACCAACTTTAACACCTGCACTTTTATGCAGTCTCAATGCTTTGTGAATGGTACTACCGCTACCCTATCCCCTACTGTAGAAAAACTGGATAAAAAAATTTACTTTCATTACAGTTCGGAAATTGAACAGCATCAAGTTTTCACTATTCACAAATATGCCGGGTATACCGTGGATAGAAATCACGATAAGGACCAATTGATCCCTGCAGCCAAGAAAGCGTTATCAAAAGCTATTAAATTGGGGTTTTACAAGCTATTAGAAGCGCAGAAAATTGCTTGGTCCAAGATTTGGGATACATCCGATATTATGATAACGGGCGATATAAAGGCGCAACAGGGCATACGCTTTAACATTTTTCAATTAAACCAAACCTATTTAGGCACCGACGCCAGATTAAATATAGGCCCCAAAGGTTTTACTGGAGAAAAATATGGCGGGAGCACCTATTGGGATACGGAAGCCTATTGCCTGCCCTTCTACATGGCCACAAAGGAGCAAAAGGTAGGTAGAAAGCTTTTGGAGTATCGGTACAACCATCTGGAAAAGGCCATTGAAAATGGAGAAAAATTAGGCTTTACCGAGGGTGCGGCATTATACCCCATGGTTACAATGAATGGGGAAGAATGCCATAACGAATGGGAAATAACCTTTGAGGAAATCCATAGAAACGGAGCCATTGCCTTTGCAATTTTTAATTATTATCGTTATACAGGCGATTACTCTTATATTCCAGAAAAAGGGTTGGAAGTTCTGATCGCTATTGCTCGATTTTGGAAGCAAAGAGCCACTTTTTCCACGGATAAGAACAAATATGTTATCCTAGGGGTGACAGGTCCTAATGAATACGAGAACAATATCAATAACAATTGGTACACCAATTACATTGCCCAATGGTGCCTCAATTTTACCATGGAAACCCTAGAGAAAGTAGCAACTGATTATAACAACGATTACCATAGGATCATTACAAAAGTAGCTCTTGATTCAAAAGAAATTGAAACGTGGAAAACAGTGGCAGACAATCTCTATTTTCCATATTCGGAAGAGCACCAAGTGTATTTACAACAAGACGGGTTTTTGGATAAAGAGCTTACCACCGTTGCGGGCTTAGACAAGTCACAACGCCCTATAAATCAGAAATGGTCATGGGACCGAATTTTAAGATCCCCTTATATTAAACAAGCGGACACCTTGCAAGGCTTCTATTTATTTGAAAACCAATTTAGTAGGGAGGAAATAGAACGTCATTTTAATTTCTACGAACCTTTTACCGTACATGAAAGCTCCTTGTCCCCTTGCGTACATAGTATCATTGCCGCTAAATTAGATAGGATGGACCAAGCCTATAGCTTCTATTTAAGAACTTCTAGATTGGATCTAGACGACTATAACAAGGAAGTGGAAGAAGGCTTGCATATCACCTCTATGGCGGGTACTTGGATGAGTATAGTGGAGGGCTTTGGCGGAATGAGGGTGGTTAATGATACTTTATCCTTTCAACCAAAAATTCCAAAACAATGGGATGCCTATACCTTTAAGGTCAATTTTAGAAACCATACCATTCAGGTAACTATCTCACAAAATGAGTCCAATTTTACCTTGACAAAGGGCGAACAGCTGCAAATTATGGTCAATGGAAAATCGATAACCATTTCTCAAAACACTATTATTACCGCTTAA
- a CDS encoding potassium/proton antiporter encodes MNLTIENILLVGSLLLFISIVLGKTSYRFGVPILLLFLAIGMLAGSEGILGIRFDEPKIAQFIGIVSLNFILFSGGLDTNWGEVRPILREGIALSTIGVLLTAVSIGTFVWFITDFTIYESMLLGSIVSSTDAAAVFSILRSKNLALKKNLRPTLELESGSNDPMAYVLTVAFLTLVVNQDQSLWSIIPMFLQQMIVGAIAGFAFGSVSKYVINKIKLSFEGLYPVLVIALMFITFSATDFLGGNGFLSIYICAVYLGNQDLIHKRSILKMFDGLAWLMQIVLFLTLGLLVFPSEIVPVMGIGLLISLFLIIVARPVSVLLSLMFFKMKFRRRAYISWVGLRGAVPIVFATYPLLAGIDKADMIFNIVFFISVTSVLIQGTTLSIVAKWLRVALPAQKKRMTATDLLLMDNPKTLLKEIPIDSDCNAVNKKIVELGFPKHAIIAMIKREGEFITPNGSTRIEDKDTLFVLADKDEIIDEVKRVLGKK; translated from the coding sequence ATGAATTTAACCATCGAAAATATACTGTTAGTTGGCTCATTGCTCCTTTTTATAAGTATTGTTTTAGGTAAGACCTCCTATAGATTTGGTGTCCCCATCTTATTGCTTTTCCTAGCGATTGGAATGCTGGCAGGTTCTGAAGGTATCTTAGGTATTCGGTTCGACGAACCAAAAATTGCCCAATTCATTGGGATTGTTTCCTTAAATTTTATTTTATTTTCTGGTGGACTCGACACCAACTGGGGAGAGGTTAGGCCCATTCTCAGGGAGGGTATTGCATTGTCTACCATTGGGGTGCTACTGACCGCAGTTTCTATTGGGACCTTTGTATGGTTTATTACAGATTTCACTATTTATGAGAGTATGTTATTGGGATCTATTGTTTCCTCAACGGATGCAGCAGCAGTTTTTTCTATTCTCCGGTCCAAAAATTTGGCACTCAAAAAGAACTTAAGACCTACTTTGGAATTGGAAAGCGGAAGTAACGATCCTATGGCCTACGTGCTTACCGTTGCTTTCTTGACCCTAGTGGTGAATCAGGACCAAAGTTTATGGTCTATTATCCCAATGTTTTTACAGCAAATGATTGTTGGAGCCATTGCTGGATTTGCCTTTGGAAGTGTAAGCAAATACGTCATCAACAAAATTAAATTGAGTTTTGAGGGACTTTACCCTGTATTGGTAATAGCCCTTATGTTCATTACTTTTTCAGCAACCGATTTTTTAGGTGGTAATGGGTTCTTATCTATTTATATATGTGCAGTTTATCTGGGCAATCAGGATTTAATACATAAAAGATCAATATTGAAAATGTTCGATGGTCTTGCCTGGTTAATGCAGATCGTACTGTTCCTTACTCTGGGACTGTTGGTTTTTCCTTCGGAAATTGTTCCAGTTATGGGAATCGGACTGCTCATTTCCCTATTCCTGATCATTGTAGCCCGACCAGTTAGTGTGCTCCTTAGCTTAATGTTTTTTAAAATGAAATTCAGGAGGAGGGCCTATATTTCCTGGGTAGGTTTGCGAGGGGCAGTTCCTATTGTGTTTGCGACTTATCCGCTCCTTGCAGGAATAGATAAGGCAGATATGATCTTTAATATAGTTTTCTTTATTTCCGTTACTTCAGTACTTATCCAGGGCACCACACTTTCTATTGTGGCTAAATGGTTAAGGGTTGCTTTACCTGCACAGAAAAAGAGGATGACCGCTACAGATTTATTATTAATGGACAATCCAAAAACATTGCTAAAGGAAATACCTATAGATTCTGATTGTAATGCCGTTAATAAAAAGATTGTAGAATTAGGTTTTCCCAAGCATGCCATAATTGCGATGATTAAAAGAGAGGGCGAATTTATAACCCCTAATGGTTCCACTAGGATAGAGGATAAGGATACACTTTTTGTTCTTGCGGATAAGGATGAGATTATTGATGAGGTAAAAAGGGTGCTTGGAAAAAAGTAA